One window of the Mytilus galloprovincialis chromosome 14, xbMytGall1.hap1.1, whole genome shotgun sequence genome contains the following:
- the LOC143059330 gene encoding uncharacterized protein LOC143059330 — MFQCSCPNRLASATVEGIINQLVNLFDDKGLGRTWCDVERKGNPAVSPVIKEYLKLVQVEQAKAHILPKQAKPIFLTKIRSISAFISRELQKDGSKLKEKFVLYRDQAWFKLQYFAGDRASDLSIVVAQEVKFLKDGSGFVFQHTFGKTLRGKKGRSNSFVIKRCDDNVVCPVKGLLDFVQFAHSCNVDLTKGYLFRVVSESGRVLEKPVSYSVVYERLRYYLSTLGIYEGETPHSFRSGCTVTMALSDSASNVDEVMNHVGWFGKASAEYYGRVNTLIDSEIVASNLAASVSQAENIELQYREKADFSGLKRFF, encoded by the coding sequence ATGTTTCAGTGTTCTTGTCCTAACCGATTAGCTTCGGCAACAGTAGAAGGTATCATTAACCAATTGGTAAATTTATTTGATGATAAAGGGTTGGGTAGAACTTGGTGCGATGTGGAAAGGAAAGGAAATCCGGCAGTTTCACCTGTAATCAAAGAGTATTTAAAATTGGTGCAAGTCGAACAAGCTAAGGCGCATATTTTACCCAAACAGGCGAAGCCTATATTTTTGACAAAGATTAGATCTATTAGTGCTTTTATTTCTCGGGAACTTCAAAAAGACGGTTCTAAGCTTAAGGAAAAATTTGTCCTTTACAGAGATCAAGCTTGGTTTAAGTTGCAGTATTTTGCTGGCGATAGAGCAAGTGATCTCTCTATAGTTGTTGCACAAGAGGTGAAGTTTCTTAAAGACGGTTCAGGGTTTGTTTTCCAGCATACGTTTGGTAAAACTCTCCGGGGTAAAAAGGGTAGGAGTAACTCGTTCGTCATCAAGAGATGCGATGACAATGTAGTTTGCCCGGTAAAAGGATTGTTGGATTTTGTTCAATTTGCCCACTCGTGTAATGTGGATTTGACAAAAGGCTACTTGTTTAGGGTAGTTTCAGAAAGTGGTAGGGTGTTGGAGAAACCAGTTAGTTATTCTGTGGTATATGAGAGATTACGATACTATCTGTCGACTCTGGGTATATATGAAGGGGAAACGCCTCATAGTTTCCGGTCTGGTTGTACTGTTACTATGGCTTTGTCTGACTCAGCTAGCAATGTTGACGAAGTGATGAATCACGTTGGGTGGTTCGGTAAAGCAAGTGCGGAATATTATGGTCGTGTAAATACACTGATTGATTCTGAAATTGTGGCTTCGAATCTTGCGGCGTCTGTTAGCCAAGCCGAAAATATTGAACTACAATATAGAGAGAAGGCAGATTTTTCCGGGCtaaaaaggtttttttaa